One Williamsia phyllosphaerae DNA segment encodes these proteins:
- the rfbA gene encoding glucose-1-phosphate thymidylyltransferase RfbA, translating to MRGIILAGGTGSRLHPITLGVSKQLVPVYDKPMIYYPLSTLMLAGITDILVITTPGDAASFSHLLGNGEQFGISITYAVQPSPDGLAQAFVLGADHIGGDSAALVLGDNIFYGPGLGNQLMRFSDVDGGAVFAYWVADPGAYGVVDFDSSGKAVALQEKPKNPRSNYAVPGLYFYDNDVVEIARGLTPSARGEYEITDINRAYLDADRLQVHVLPRGTAWLDTGTFDSLQDAGNFVRTVEQRQGLKIAVPEEIAWRRGYIGDDELRSRAEKLTKSGYGDYLLGILDRGL from the coding sequence ATGCGGGGAATCATTCTGGCCGGCGGCACCGGTTCGCGGCTGCATCCGATCACCCTCGGGGTGAGCAAACAGCTCGTCCCGGTCTACGACAAACCGATGATCTATTACCCCTTGTCGACGCTGATGCTCGCGGGCATCACCGACATCCTGGTCATCACCACACCCGGTGACGCGGCATCCTTTTCACATCTGCTGGGCAACGGTGAGCAGTTCGGCATCTCCATCACCTACGCGGTACAGCCGTCACCGGACGGGCTTGCGCAGGCCTTCGTCCTCGGGGCCGACCACATCGGGGGTGACTCGGCCGCACTGGTGTTGGGAGACAACATCTTCTACGGTCCCGGACTGGGCAACCAGCTCATGCGATTCAGCGACGTCGACGGGGGAGCGGTGTTCGCCTACTGGGTCGCCGACCCCGGCGCCTACGGTGTCGTGGACTTCGATTCGTCCGGCAAAGCCGTTGCGCTACAGGAGAAGCCGAAGAATCCCCGTTCGAACTACGCCGTCCCGGGGTTGTATTTCTACGACAACGACGTCGTCGAGATCGCTCGCGGACTCACACCGAGTGCACGCGGCGAGTACGAGATCACCGACATCAACCGGGCGTACCTCGACGCCGACCGACTGCAGGTCCACGTCCTGCCCCGCGGGACCGCCTGGCTCGACACCGGCACGTTCGACTCGCTGCAGGACGCCGGGAATTTCGTGCGAACGGTCGAACAGCGGCAGGGGCTCAAGATCGCGGTCCCCGAGGAGATCGCGTGGCGCCGAGGTTACATCGGCGACGACGAACTGCGCTCCCGGGCGGAGAAACTGACGAAGTCGGGCTACGGCGACTATCTCCTCGGCATCCTCGACAGGGGGCTCTAG
- the rfbB gene encoding dTDP-glucose 4,6-dehydratase produces MRALVTGGAGFIGANFVLRTAASRPDVDITVLDKLTYAANRSTLDPVADRIEIVEGDIADADLVDRLVAQTDIVVHFAAESHNDNSLADPFAFVQTNLVGTYTLLEAVRRHRTRMHHISTDEVYGDLALDDPARFTESTPYNPSSPYSSTKAGSDLLVRAWVRSFGIHATLSNCSNNYGPYQHVEKFIPRQITNVLTGARPRLYGTGANVRDWIHVDDHNDAVWRIIDAGVVGETYLIGADGETDNRTVVETILEILGKPTDAYDLVTDRPGHDMRYAIDSTRLRTELGWSPRYTDFRAGLEATVDWYRENEDWWRPGKDGVERGYERTEKVVG; encoded by the coding sequence ATGCGCGCACTGGTCACGGGGGGTGCCGGATTCATCGGCGCCAACTTCGTCCTCCGCACGGCGGCGAGCCGTCCCGACGTCGACATCACCGTGCTCGACAAGCTCACCTACGCCGCCAATCGGTCCACCCTCGATCCGGTCGCCGACCGCATCGAGATCGTGGAGGGCGACATCGCCGACGCCGACCTCGTCGACCGTCTCGTGGCGCAGACCGACATCGTCGTCCACTTCGCCGCGGAATCGCACAACGACAACTCCCTGGCCGACCCGTTTGCGTTCGTGCAGACCAACCTGGTCGGGACCTACACCCTGCTGGAGGCCGTGCGCAGGCACCGAACCCGAATGCACCACATCAGCACCGACGAGGTGTACGGCGATCTCGCGCTCGACGACCCGGCCCGGTTCACCGAGTCGACGCCGTACAACCCGTCGAGCCCCTACAGCTCCACCAAGGCGGGCAGCGATCTGCTCGTGCGCGCCTGGGTCCGGTCCTTCGGCATCCACGCCACCCTTTCCAACTGCTCCAACAACTACGGGCCCTACCAGCACGTCGAGAAGTTCATCCCCCGCCAGATCACCAACGTGCTCACCGGCGCACGACCCCGGCTCTACGGCACCGGCGCCAACGTCCGCGACTGGATCCACGTCGACGACCACAACGACGCCGTCTGGCGGATCATCGACGCCGGTGTCGTCGGCGAGACCTACCTGATCGGCGCCGACGGCGAGACCGACAACCGGACCGTCGTCGAGACCATTCTGGAGATCCTCGGCAAGCCCACCGACGCATACGATCTCGTCACCGACCGTCCCGGGCACGACATGCGCTACGCGATCGACTCCACGCGACTGCGCACGGAGCTGGGGTGGTCACCGCGGTACACCGACTTCCGCGCCGGCCTCGAGGCCACCGTCGACTGGTACCGCGAGAACGAGGACTGGTGGCGCCCGGGCAAGGACGGTGTCGAGCGCGGGTACGAGCGCACCGAGAAGGTCGTCGGTTAG
- a CDS encoding TetR/AcrR family transcriptional regulator → MARRGRPPAIGRDELLSSALAVLRERGVARLTTREVATRAGVSEGSIFYHFGDRQALLTAVFHEALRPLFAFKNDMDATEVRVLEDVRAVLEQYVGAVHTFLDDGLDLLVAAHGDGGLRDEVGAVITANDFGPHRGVAAMSRYFGALKEAGLVADDVDTDTAAYLMVSATFLRSAQPKLFGHAKGVASMTDVIDVVLRMLGADARTSGSV, encoded by the coding sequence ATGGCGCGACGCGGAAGGCCCCCGGCGATCGGACGCGACGAGCTGTTGTCGTCCGCGCTGGCGGTACTGCGCGAGCGCGGTGTCGCGCGACTGACGACTCGCGAGGTCGCCACGCGCGCAGGCGTTTCCGAGGGGTCGATCTTCTATCACTTCGGTGACCGACAGGCCCTGCTCACCGCGGTGTTCCACGAGGCGCTGCGCCCGCTGTTCGCGTTCAAGAACGACATGGACGCCACCGAGGTAAGGGTCCTCGAGGACGTCCGGGCGGTCCTCGAGCAGTACGTCGGAGCGGTGCACACGTTCCTCGACGACGGTCTCGATCTGCTGGTCGCGGCACACGGCGACGGGGGGCTGCGCGACGAGGTGGGCGCGGTGATCACGGCCAACGACTTCGGGCCGCATCGCGGTGTCGCCGCGATGAGCAGGTATTTCGGCGCGCTGAAGGAGGCCGGTCTCGTCGCCGACGACGTCGACACCGACACCGCGGCCTATCTGATGGTCAGTGCCACGTTCCTGCGGTCGGCCCAACCCAAGCTGTTCGGCCACGCGAAAGGCGTCGCGTCGATGACCGACGTGATCGATGTCGTGCTGCGCATGCTGGGGGCCGACGCGCGAACGTCGGGCTCGGTCTAA
- a CDS encoding MFS transporter, translating into MARKWLTLTAVCTGVFMLLLDVTIVNVALPDIQTDLGSDLSDLQWVIDAYALALAALLLTSGTIADIVGRKKVFAIGIVVFTVGSLACGLAPNITTLVVSRVAQGVGGAIMFATSLALLAQAFAPRERGVAFGVFGAVTGVSVAVGPVLGGILTSGLSWHWIFFVNIPVGVFALVMTIIGVDESKAPGQHRIDWLGCVTFSAALAFLVFGLIRSHADGWGSLEVAGSLIAAAVLLTAFVVVERVSDQPMVDGSLFRVPTFTGGLIAAWAISASMFSLLTYIVIYLQNTMGYSALQAGLYFLPFSGLVFVAAAVAGRLSDKIPARWLITPGFVLVGAGLLLMRGTDPTGGWTQFIPGFVVAGIGTGLINVPLASTAVGVVEQSRAGMASGMNSTFRQIGIATGVALLGSLLSSRLSNNISDSLAGTPIADKGREIGDAVANGGAAQVISSVPAPLRELVTASAGRGYANALDLILLLAACIAAVAAISSALLIRSKDFHANRVEAEQKVDEDLAPAGS; encoded by the coding sequence ATGGCCCGCAAGTGGCTCACCCTGACCGCCGTCTGCACCGGCGTGTTCATGCTCCTGCTCGACGTGACCATCGTGAACGTCGCGCTCCCCGACATCCAGACCGATCTCGGATCCGACCTGTCGGATCTGCAGTGGGTCATCGACGCCTACGCCCTCGCGCTGGCGGCGCTGCTGCTCACCTCGGGCACGATCGCCGACATCGTCGGCCGCAAGAAGGTCTTCGCCATCGGCATCGTGGTGTTCACGGTCGGGTCGTTGGCCTGCGGTCTGGCGCCGAACATCACCACGCTGGTCGTCTCGCGCGTCGCCCAGGGCGTCGGCGGGGCCATCATGTTCGCGACGTCGCTGGCCCTGCTCGCGCAGGCCTTCGCCCCCCGCGAGCGCGGCGTCGCCTTCGGCGTCTTCGGTGCGGTCACCGGCGTCTCGGTCGCGGTCGGCCCCGTGCTCGGCGGCATACTCACCAGCGGGTTGTCCTGGCACTGGATCTTCTTCGTCAACATCCCCGTCGGCGTCTTCGCCCTGGTGATGACCATCATCGGTGTCGACGAGTCGAAGGCCCCCGGGCAGCACCGCATCGACTGGCTGGGCTGCGTCACCTTCAGCGCCGCCCTGGCCTTCCTGGTGTTCGGCCTCATCCGCAGCCACGCCGACGGCTGGGGTTCGCTCGAGGTGGCCGGCTCGCTGATCGCCGCGGCCGTGCTGCTGACCGCCTTCGTCGTGGTGGAACGCGTCTCCGACCAGCCGATGGTCGACGGATCGCTGTTCCGCGTCCCCACCTTCACCGGCGGACTCATCGCCGCCTGGGCCATCTCCGCGTCGATGTTCTCGCTGCTGACATACATCGTGATCTACCTCCAGAACACGATGGGCTACTCCGCGCTGCAGGCCGGGCTCTACTTCCTGCCGTTCTCCGGACTGGTCTTCGTCGCCGCGGCGGTGGCCGGCCGACTCTCGGACAAGATCCCCGCCCGCTGGCTGATCACACCGGGGTTCGTGCTCGTCGGTGCCGGCCTGCTGCTGATGCGCGGCACCGACCCGACCGGCGGCTGGACCCAGTTCATCCCGGGATTCGTCGTCGCCGGCATCGGAACCGGTCTGATCAACGTCCCGCTGGCGTCGACCGCGGTGGGCGTCGTCGAGCAGTCCCGCGCCGGTATGGCGTCGGGCATGAACTCGACGTTCCGGCAGATCGGCATCGCGACCGGCGTCGCCCTGCTGGGCAGCCTGCTCTCGTCGCGGTTGAGCAACAACATCTCCGACTCCCTGGCCGGGACACCGATCGCCGACAAGGGGCGCGAGATCGGTGACGCCGTCGCCAACGGCGGCGCCGCCCAGGTGATCTCGTCGGTGCCCGCCCCGCTGCGCGAGCTGGTCACCGCGAGTGCGGGTCGGGGTTACGCGAACGCCCTCGACCTCATCCTGCTGCTCGCGGCGTGCATCGCCGCGGTCGCCGCGATCTCGAGCGCCCTGCTGATCCGGTCGAAGGACTTCCACGCCAACCGCGTCGAGGCAGAGCAGAAGGTCGACGAGGACCTGGCCCCCGCGGGTTCGTGA
- a CDS encoding NAD(P)/FAD-dependent oxidoreductase produces MRTDDATYYDVVIVGSGFGGLAAARRLRGRGKTALLISSTPEHLFQPLLYQVATGVLARDDIAPRTDTLLRRHRDVEVVDGIVTAVDAMPAVLTYRADGQDHRVHYGSLIAATGAAQSYFGRDEYADRTFALKTIDDATRLRAHLRACFDAPADDAAATTFVVVGAGATGVEVAGQIAELARRHERREVAITLVEGLDEVLPAFGGGLSDYSRGALEKSGVEVLTGSMVTDIADGVVTVDVNDGAATRKITTDTVVWSAGVSASDFAGVLAEATGCDTDRAGRLLVNDDLTVGGIANIYAIGDMTSLHGYPGQSPVAMQQGRHAVDIITRRRAPGSVFSYLDKGSMSIISRGRAVAKLTERITFRGLLAFVAWLGVHLYYLAGVGNRAKAVVAWVRSFVGTARPGFDEVVETPRPEPARIAG; encoded by the coding sequence GTGCGCACAGATGACGCGACGTACTACGACGTGGTGATCGTCGGATCGGGATTCGGCGGGCTGGCCGCCGCCCGCCGCCTACGCGGCCGGGGCAAGACCGCCCTGCTGATCTCGAGCACCCCGGAGCATCTGTTCCAGCCGCTGCTCTACCAGGTGGCCACCGGCGTCCTGGCCCGCGACGACATCGCGCCCCGCACCGACACCCTGCTGCGTCGCCACCGCGACGTCGAGGTGGTCGACGGGATCGTCACCGCGGTCGACGCGATGCCCGCGGTGCTCACCTACCGGGCCGACGGTCAGGACCATCGGGTCCACTACGGATCGCTGATCGCCGCGACCGGCGCCGCCCAGAGCTACTTCGGCCGCGATGAGTACGCCGACCGCACCTTCGCCCTCAAGACCATCGACGACGCGACCCGACTCCGCGCCCACCTGCGAGCGTGCTTCGACGCGCCTGCCGACGACGCGGCGGCGACCACCTTCGTCGTGGTCGGTGCCGGTGCCACCGGGGTCGAGGTCGCCGGTCAGATCGCCGAACTGGCCCGTAGGCATGAGCGCCGTGAGGTCGCGATCACGCTCGTCGAGGGTCTTGACGAGGTGCTGCCCGCGTTCGGTGGCGGGCTGAGCGATTACTCGAGGGGCGCGTTGGAGAAGTCGGGTGTCGAGGTTCTCACCGGCTCGATGGTCACCGACATCGCCGACGGCGTCGTCACCGTGGACGTCAACGACGGGGCGGCCACCCGCAAGATCACCACCGACACCGTCGTGTGGTCGGCCGGGGTGTCGGCCAGCGACTTCGCCGGAGTGCTGGCCGAGGCGACCGGTTGCGACACCGACCGCGCCGGACGTCTCCTCGTCAACGACGACCTCACGGTCGGCGGCATCGCGAACATCTACGCGATCGGCGACATGACCTCGTTGCACGGCTACCCGGGACAGAGTCCGGTCGCCATGCAGCAGGGTCGGCACGCCGTAGACATCATCACCCGCAGGCGCGCCCCGGGCAGCGTCTTCAGCTACCTCGACAAGGGGTCGATGTCGATCATCAGCCGCGGTCGGGCGGTCGCGAAGCTGACCGAGCGCATCACCTTCCGTGGTCTGCTCGCCTTCGTCGCCTGGCTCGGTGTGCACCTGTACTACCTGGCGGGCGTGGGCAATCGGGCCAAGGCGGTCGTCGCGTGGGTCCGGTCGTTCGTCGGTACCGCGCGCCCGGGCTTCGACGAGGTCGTCGAGACCCCACGGCCCGAGCCGGCGAGGATCGCGGGCTAG
- a CDS encoding LysR family transcriptional regulator: protein MNEPIGSVTCDRGGEMELRQLTYFVAVSDELSFSRAAERTFISQSAISHQVARLERDLGAALFERSTRTVTITEAGERLLPVARQMIDLEKHAYAAVRDPGSRVRLAANMSFARRSLSAIAEVRERHPDVEIEFVIKNFQQRVDAVVSGDVDIALIRGSVSDPRLRVEQLWVEELVVAVSEKHPLAGAAEVDLRDLVSHPLILPPQKQQVLLHNVIRQAFADVDAVPRYGSPIAADHTAALELINHPDTWTVLYDDQPGPAIALLRERNGRLRVPVSALVRTHALQESGAGERAAIIGDLMARLGAGTGVAP, encoded by the coding sequence ATGAATGAACCGATAGGATCGGTGACCTGCGACAGAGGGGGCGAGATGGAACTACGACAGCTGACGTACTTCGTGGCCGTGTCTGACGAACTGAGTTTCAGCCGCGCCGCCGAGCGCACCTTCATCTCGCAGTCGGCGATCAGCCATCAGGTGGCGCGCCTCGAACGCGACCTCGGCGCGGCCCTGTTCGAGCGATCCACCCGCACGGTGACCATCACCGAGGCCGGTGAGCGTCTGCTGCCGGTCGCCCGTCAGATGATCGATCTGGAGAAGCACGCGTACGCAGCGGTGCGCGACCCCGGATCGCGGGTCCGCCTGGCGGCGAACATGTCGTTCGCGCGGCGGTCGTTGTCGGCGATCGCCGAGGTCCGCGAACGACACCCCGACGTCGAGATCGAGTTCGTCATCAAGAACTTCCAGCAGCGGGTGGACGCCGTCGTCTCCGGCGACGTGGACATCGCGCTGATCCGCGGAAGCGTCAGCGATCCCCGGTTGCGGGTCGAGCAATTGTGGGTCGAGGAGCTCGTGGTGGCGGTGTCGGAGAAGCACCCGCTCGCCGGGGCGGCGGAGGTCGATCTGCGCGACCTCGTGTCCCACCCGCTGATCCTGCCGCCACAGAAGCAGCAGGTTCTGCTGCACAACGTCATCCGACAGGCCTTCGCCGACGTCGATGCGGTGCCGCGGTACGGATCGCCGATCGCGGCCGATCACACCGCAGCGCTCGAACTGATCAACCACCCGGACACCTGGACGGTCCTCTACGACGACCAACCCGGGCCGGCGATCGCGTTGCTGCGGGAGAGGAACGGACGCCTGCGGGTGCCGGTGAGTGCCCTCGTGCGGACCCACGCGCTGCAGGAGTCCGGCGCCGGCGAACGCGCCGCGATCATCGGGGACCTGATGGCGCGTCTGGGCGCGGGGACGGGGGTGGCGCCATGA
- a CDS encoding GNAT family N-acetyltransferase, with product MMEWPRHIPTLTDGVITLRALEPDDVDAVLHTASDPDSIAFTTVPDPYTRQDAVDFVETHSTKVWPGFEVAIADADDALVGTCGLRIRDDESAVTEIGYMVAPWARGRGIATRATRLLIDYSWTIGAYRVALDASTINPASRRVALRCGMTEEGILRSAHLGNGGIRHDVVVYGILRTDPRT from the coding sequence ATGATGGAGTGGCCGCGTCACATCCCGACGCTCACCGACGGGGTGATCACGCTGCGCGCCCTGGAACCCGACGACGTCGACGCCGTGCTGCATACCGCGTCGGACCCTGACTCGATTGCCTTCACCACCGTCCCCGACCCCTACACCCGACAGGACGCGGTCGACTTCGTCGAGACACACTCGACGAAGGTGTGGCCCGGTTTCGAGGTGGCGATCGCCGACGCCGACGACGCCCTTGTCGGTACGTGTGGTCTGCGGATCCGGGATGACGAGAGCGCCGTGACCGAGATCGGGTACATGGTCGCGCCGTGGGCACGCGGTCGCGGGATCGCCACCCGCGCAACCCGTCTACTGATCGACTACTCCTGGACGATCGGCGCGTACCGGGTCGCGCTGGATGCCTCGACGATCAACCCCGCCTCCCGACGCGTGGCCCTGCGGTGCGGCATGACCGAGGAGGGAATCCTGCGGTCGGCGCACCTCGGCAACGGCGGCATCAGACACGACGTCGTGGTCTACGGCATCCTGCGGACCGACCCCCGCACCTAA
- a CDS encoding CaiB/BaiF CoA transferase family protein: MTGALDGIVVADFSRVLAGPYATMLMADLGAEVVKVERPGAGDDTRSWGPPYEKDAPDGAEPMATYFTSVNRNKTSLAVDLQTDDGRRAARTLVERSDVVIENFRAGTMERLGLGYETLSADRPDLIYCAITGFGRDGGASMPGYDLLIQAMSGLMSVTGPEDAPSKVGVAVIDVLTGVHAVAGILAALRHRDRTGVGQRVDLDLLSVALSSMVNQTAGYLGADVVPAAMGNRHPSVVPYQVFSTADRPLAVAVGNDKLFTRMAEAIGSPELATDERFTTNTARITNRDALVADIAAALRPHGADHWFEVLTAAGVPAGPINDVAEAFDLARRLGIDPAAQIPGTPTPTVRNPIGMSVTPPTYRMPPPVLP, translated from the coding sequence ATGACCGGCGCGCTCGACGGCATCGTCGTCGCCGACTTCAGTCGGGTCCTCGCCGGCCCGTACGCGACGATGCTCATGGCCGATCTCGGCGCCGAGGTGGTCAAGGTCGAACGCCCGGGCGCAGGCGACGACACCCGTTCCTGGGGGCCGCCGTACGAGAAGGACGCCCCGGACGGCGCCGAGCCGATGGCCACCTACTTCACCTCGGTGAACCGCAACAAGACGTCGCTGGCCGTCGATCTGCAGACCGACGACGGACGACGTGCGGCACGAACCCTGGTCGAGCGGTCCGACGTCGTCATCGAGAACTTCCGCGCCGGGACGATGGAACGCCTGGGCCTCGGATACGAGACGCTGTCCGCGGATCGGCCCGATCTCATCTACTGCGCGATAACAGGATTCGGTCGAGACGGTGGTGCGTCCATGCCGGGGTACGACCTGCTCATCCAGGCCATGAGCGGATTGATGAGCGTCACCGGGCCCGAGGACGCGCCGTCGAAGGTCGGCGTCGCGGTGATCGATGTGCTCACCGGGGTCCACGCGGTCGCGGGCATCCTCGCCGCCCTCCGACATCGCGACCGCACCGGCGTCGGTCAACGGGTGGACCTCGATCTGCTCTCGGTCGCCCTCTCGTCGATGGTCAACCAGACCGCCGGCTATCTCGGTGCCGACGTCGTGCCCGCGGCGATGGGTAATCGTCACCCCAGTGTCGTTCCCTATCAGGTCTTCTCGACCGCGGACCGCCCACTCGCGGTGGCCGTCGGCAACGACAAGCTGTTCACCCGCATGGCCGAGGCCATCGGCTCACCCGAACTCGCGACCGACGAGCGATTCACGACCAACACCGCGCGCATCACGAACCGGGACGCCCTCGTCGCCGACATCGCCGCCGCCCTGCGCCCACACGGCGCGGACCACTGGTTCGAGGTGCTCACCGCCGCAGGGGTTCCCGCCGGGCCCATCAACGACGTCGCCGAGGCCTTCGACCTCGCGCGGCGACTCGGGATCGACCCCGCGGCGCAGATCCCCGGGACACCGACCCCGACGGTGCGCAACCCGATCGGGATGTCGGTGACACCGCCGACCTACCGGATGCCGCCCCCGGTACTGCCGTAA
- a CDS encoding MFS transporter, giving the protein METETYSARRKWIILCTCCLSLLIVSMDATIVNVALPAIRRDLGASVSGLQWVIDIYTLVLASLLLLSGAMADRLGRRRIFQIGLVVFALGSLLCSLSTSVEMLIAARFVQAIGGSMLNPVAMSIITQVFTGRAERARAIGVWGAVVGISMALGPMVGGVLIDLLDWKAVFWINLPICAAAIILAAIFVPESRSATVRKLDPLGQGLGILFMASLISGLIEGPNLGWGDPRTLGIFALALIGLVGFIRHEGRHASPFIDLRFFRSVPFATATVIGIVAFSAYGGFLFLMSNYLQNVRGYSAVHTGLIYLPIAIGTLIFSPISGRLVGRYGTRPSLIASGLLLAVASVLLTTFTPTTPVWLLIIAFGLFGVGFGLVNAPITTSAVSGMPRDRAGAASAVASTSRQLGVSLGVAISGSIAGAAVTASDSAFTDAVQPLWWITTGLALSITALGIISTTGWAKSTVEKTAFLFVSPSEPKAPAHV; this is encoded by the coding sequence GTGGAAACCGAGACCTACAGCGCACGGCGCAAATGGATCATCCTGTGCACCTGTTGCCTGAGCCTGCTGATCGTGTCGATGGACGCGACCATCGTCAACGTCGCGCTTCCCGCGATCCGTCGGGATCTCGGCGCCTCGGTCTCCGGACTGCAGTGGGTCATCGACATCTACACCCTGGTCCTGGCCAGCCTGCTCCTGCTATCGGGCGCGATGGCCGACCGCCTCGGCCGCCGACGCATCTTCCAGATCGGCTTGGTCGTATTCGCGCTGGGGTCGCTGCTCTGCAGCCTCTCGACCAGCGTCGAGATGCTCATCGCGGCACGATTCGTGCAGGCCATCGGCGGGTCGATGCTCAACCCGGTCGCGATGTCGATCATCACCCAGGTGTTCACCGGTCGCGCCGAGCGTGCCCGCGCGATCGGCGTCTGGGGTGCCGTCGTAGGCATCTCGATGGCGCTGGGACCGATGGTCGGTGGCGTGCTCATCGACCTGCTGGACTGGAAGGCCGTCTTCTGGATCAACCTGCCCATCTGTGCGGCGGCGATCATCCTCGCCGCGATCTTCGTCCCGGAGTCGCGCTCGGCCACCGTCCGCAAGCTCGATCCGCTCGGCCAGGGACTCGGCATCCTGTTCATGGCGTCACTCATCTCCGGACTGATCGAGGGACCGAACCTCGGGTGGGGCGACCCGCGCACCCTCGGCATCTTCGCGCTCGCCCTCATCGGCCTGGTGGGGTTCATCCGCCATGAGGGACGGCACGCCTCCCCCTTCATCGACCTGCGGTTCTTCCGGAGCGTTCCGTTCGCGACGGCGACCGTCATCGGGATCGTCGCGTTCTCGGCGTACGGCGGATTCCTGTTCCTGATGTCGAACTACCTGCAGAACGTCCGCGGCTACTCGGCTGTCCACACCGGCCTGATCTACCTCCCCATCGCCATCGGCACGCTGATCTTCTCCCCCATCTCCGGCCGCCTGGTCGGGCGCTATGGGACGCGACCGTCGCTGATCGCCTCCGGTCTGCTGCTCGCCGTCGCGTCAGTCCTGCTCACGACGTTCACGCCGACCACCCCGGTCTGGCTGCTGATCATCGCCTTCGGTCTCTTCGGCGTCGGATTCGGTCTGGTCAACGCCCCCATCACCACATCGGCGGTCAGCGGTATGCCGCGGGACCGAGCCGGCGCGGCGTCGGCCGTCGCATCCACCAGCCGCCAACTCGGCGTCAGCCTGGGCGTCGCGATCAGCGGATCCATCGCCGGAGCCGCGGTCACCGCGTCCGACAGCGCCTTCACCGACGCTGTCCAACCGCTGTGGTGGATCACGACCGGACTGGCACTGTCGATCACCGCCCTCGGCATCATCAGCACCACCGGATGGGCCAAGAGCACCGTCGAGAAGACGGCGTTCCTGTTCGTCTCACCGAGCGAGCCGAAGGCACCCGCGCATGTCTGA
- a CDS encoding MarR family winged helix-turn-helix transcriptional regulator has product MSEDRTTAQPRDAARAWQLMAHFVIDHRGPWRKAMMARTGLPFNHFRLLRRIGSGAVTIGDLAAAATIDAPAATVGVNELEKRGLAERTVDPTNRRRKLVSLTDSGRAVLADAMTTDDPAPSAFDALDDDEIAELVRLIAKLDTTAHG; this is encoded by the coding sequence ATGTCTGAGGATCGGACCACCGCGCAGCCACGCGACGCCGCACGGGCCTGGCAGTTGATGGCACACTTCGTGATCGACCACCGAGGCCCGTGGCGTAAAGCGATGATGGCGCGAACCGGTCTGCCGTTCAATCACTTCCGGCTGTTGCGGCGGATCGGCTCCGGCGCGGTCACCATCGGCGATCTCGCAGCCGCGGCGACCATCGACGCCCCCGCGGCCACCGTCGGCGTCAACGAGTTGGAGAAGCGCGGCCTCGCCGAGCGGACTGTCGACCCGACCAATCGTCGCCGCAAGTTGGTGTCGCTGACCGACTCCGGCCGCGCGGTGCTGGCCGACGCGATGACGACCGACGACCCGGCACCCTCGGCGTTCGACGCCCTCGACGACGACGAGATCGCCGAGCTAGTCCGCTTGATCGCCAAGCTCGACACGACCGCACACGGCTGA